AGATAAGAGAACACTTTAAAGCCACTAAATGCTTCTGTACCTTCAACAATTCAATGGATTATTTTAGAATCACGGAGAACATGTTACCGTGTCCTCTTACCCAGAAACTTGTTCCCTTTAAAGCAGTTTGAAGTGTCACTGTAGTCCAGAATGCTCCTAAGTAGCCAATGCAGTATTATTGTTACAGACTTACTATGTTTTCATGTAAATTCATTGAACAAGCACATATGTTGGAACAAAGCATACTGAAAGTTGAGTCAAACTTTTAGATGTAATGAGACGGAATCAGGACATGATTCAGTATCAATATTTATTAGGACAATTCATGGTCATGCTCCATTTGAACACAAAGCACCGAAATTTAGGTAGCTGAACATTATCCAAATATAATCCAGTTGAGACTGCTACGTATCGATATATGCAATATTCTAAGTGGTAGCATAGCTCCTATCTGTCCATCTTCTTTAACTGCAGTGGACAAACAAATACAAGGTTCTGTGGCTGAGGCAAACTTACTGGAAAAGGCATAGCAAAATTACTTTACAATGTGTATCCCCTGTTGTAGCAGTCACAGAACAAAATGCTATATAACCCAAGGTATCCAAATTCCCAATCCAAGATATCCAAATTGGTAATTCCAAATTAAAATTTCCAGTTACTCTCCCCCAATGCCTTCAATTTagtctttttctaaaaatcatcTAGAGACAGATTGTCTCAGCACAACATTCAACCGCAAAGTAAAGCACCATGGCTGTCACCCCACAAGGAACTTGTCCCAttgctgaaaacacagcagcaatgAAAATTATTAGTTGCCAAAAACTGCATCAGAAAACTAAATGGTGCTGTAGTTTCAGGAAGCGTGGCTAGAAACACATTGTCAACAATGACAGACTTGccaaatgtaaatttaaaagcCAGAATTAAATCTTTGGCAAGTATTACACTATAGATAATCTGCACCAAGCTgtaaaaatttcagtgaaagaagagggaaggggaaggactAATTACAGTTAAgaatttttgatttgttttaaactggcacttcaaagaaaaggtaaaaaacataaaatcagtTTTACTCCAAAATTcttataaaacaaaagctgacCAAAAAAATTGGACAAGTATCAGACACTAAGTCATTAGTTATAATACATACATTCCACCTAGCCACTAGAAGCTGTTCAGTTAATGCCTttgtcatctttaaaataatattgggGCAGACAAATATTCTACTAGATTTATACATTGCTATCTCAATAGGTTACATCACTATGTAGATGGATGAAATGGTGGACTCAATTGAGAAAGTTCAAATTTTTATGCACTGAGCCACCTACTTCCCTTGCGGTGGGAGCACAGCATAGTATATTGGGGACAGACTTGTCACCTATTATCCCATTCCTAGGGTCTCCCACCAGCAGCGGAAGCAAGGCTCTCCAGTGCAACAGGCAAGCACaatggcagaagaaaacatgtaCAGCAGTACCACCTATTTTTCAAGTTGTACAAACAGTTCAAGGCTATCCCTTCAGAATAGGAAGGCAGCTCTTCTGAAGTTTAATGAAGATTTCATCAGAAAAGCAACAACTTTATCGTACCATTGCGTCCAGTATATGCACATAAAAAATAAGCGCACTAtacaaagaacagaagcaatATAATTTAAACATGCCATCAAGCTATAAACCATATATACATAGAAACATATGCCTATACAAACAGAACAAGACCACTTTATTACAAGGTACTTCTGTTGAAGTTTTTGGAGGAAATcatgacagaaacaaaatgagatcAAAGGGGATAGGTGTTGCCTCTAAAAGTAGTCTGTTCAGAAGTTTCATGCAACACCACCATCTGTATTCAACATTTAATAAAGTTTTAGCTGTACATAGATCTTCCCATGATTTCTGGACTCCCTTCCTGTACAGAGGTAGATTTCTGTAGATGTTCTGATATTGCACCACGTAAgtataatgtttttattaaaacaaggAACAACTTACAAAGGCTAATTTATGGGTATAATCTCATTGTGTGCATTCAGGTAGCACAGTAATTGAATTCATGTGCACTTGATGAAAACAAGTCCCTCAAAGcgaaatattttatttagtttgaaGTTCAATTATAAGCTGCAATTCTATTAACAGCTTCACATTCAGCTATCTCTTGTCATCAGGGTAACGTATTTAAGTCTCTCCCTCTATTCTTGAGCCTCTGATGTTTAGCCACTGCAAGCACTGGTGTTGCCTTTACTAATGCCTTCATCCCATCCACTGCGTTCAAGTTAAATGCTGATTTCAAACAGAGAAAGGTTTTTGCAGTATTAGAACTTACGCACACAAGCAGTTGCAATACCAGGAAATTTACAAGAAGATGCattcaaacacttcttgaaatGACTAATGAAGCCCATCCACACtttcagaatggaaaacaaTCTGAAACTGTGCTAGCTTCAAAAAGGCCATTAATCAAGAATACAATGCTACTATGAAAATCTGAAGACATTTGGcaatagtttctttttttttgtccatcaCATTCTTCTACTACCCTCTCTGACAACTCATGAAGGTGCAAAAATGCTTGCATGCAAATACCACTTTAAGATGTTTGTTAAATTAAACCTCTATAGCATACCTAAAAAAACAGGGACACCACAATTAATGATGCCAATGTATAATAACTTGAGCTCACAAGCATTGCTAAGTAGTTTTTCAGAGGCACTCcatgaagttatttttacagaagtCTGTCAACATGGAGATAAGTGAAAAAGAACAATCTTGTATTCTGTGTACCAAAACATGAGAATAGAAGTGCTGTGAGTCTGGCTCAGCAAATCTAACAAAGTTGTACTACGCCCATGCTCACATGACAGTGCATGTGCATGTTTCACTTTCATAAAGATGCCAACGTAAGCAGCAGCAGTCTTCGTAGCTGCAAGTTTATGAGAAATcttaagaggaaagaaaagttctCTTTTTGTACCAATCAACCAACTATTTGtaactatttttaatgaaggcTTGCATTGTAACCATTTAACATTAGTTTCCCAGATTCAGTTTATGTGAAGTGTCTTGTTCCTTACACAATTTTACATCAGTAAAGAATGGTGATTCTAGTTTGGAACTGAATAACGTTTCTTGAAATATTGATAGAAGGCATACATGAATTCATTACGCTTCTGCATATACACACTTGTcaaattttttgttgttgttgttttatgggttgtttgttggtggtgttttcatTAACAAAGCAAGTAAATCCCAAGTTACTATAATAACAACTGCAGTAATATTAAAATTCACGATGACTGTTCTCCCATGATGAAAGGGATTGCACACCTAGGAGTAGGAGTGCGATGATCTTGCCTTCTTGGGAAAGCCCATGTTGTGAAGTGAAGGGAACCCTCAATCTGGAGTAGCTTAATCAGGAATCACACTCCCTGCACCTGGCAGAAAGTGCTTACGTACCTTTCAAGATCACATTTTTGAACAAAGAAGTTCATTATACACAGGAGAGAACATACAGTAAGAGTTAACAGACAATGGCAGGAACCAGGGCTTTTGGAgacttctctttttgtttttaaaaagcaatggtTCTTCACAACTAAGAATCCACAACTAGGAAAGCGTCTCATTCATACACTCGGCTAGTGCATAGCATCTGCGATTGCATAGAATGTTTCCAGTGCTGAATCATTAACTAACCTAAGCAAATCCTTTCAAAGTTTGATTGGTTACCACTTGATATCCAGACCGCTTGCCGTTTGATTTACTGCACTGTATTTGGTGTGCAAAGTTTCCTGGACCTTCCTGGAGTCCATGCCTTCTAGCCAGTCCTGGTACACCTTTTGTACATACACATTGGTTTCTGGAAGTCTAACGGGTATTGCAGCATACACTTCTTCCATCTGGTTAAGCAGAGCTTTATCTGGCTTCCCATCTTCAGTTTGGGCCTGGCCTTTTCCATTTAGgcacccttaaaaaaaaaaaaaaagagacagtgaTGAAGATTTGATACAAAGAGAAATTTGGAAACTTCCTGTAGatagtatgaaaaaaaaaagttgtttctttacaaaaacTAACCTCCCCCATTCTGTTCAAATTTGTATTTCCCTGAAGTGACTCCAGTATCAACATCTTTATGTAAGTGAAGTTTCTATATCAACAatctttctctgccttctctgtggTTTTATGATCTTAATTATGTTCCTTGTCTTTTCTTGCCCTTGACAACTACCATTTCAGAGCACTTCCTCTGAGGTTTGAAATAATCATAGGAGTCAtgctgtcatttatttataGGTCATTAGAGAGCAAATAATGTTGTGGTTAATTTTAGAAAATCTAATCAATTTCTGAGCTAATCCTGTACATGTGTAATTGGTGTTCTAGACCAGTCACTAAATATTAAGCATTTTAGATTAAGAAGAGAATTAAGAAGGAATGAAACAGTGCCTGCCAAGACAACCTTCCTTTGAGATTCAAGGTTTGTCTGCAAAATGACTGCGGATCCACTAACATTCTTACCTCCTGGGCAGGCAAGGACTTCTACGAAGTGGTataaaaactttccttttttcaacTTCAGAACcatgttttgaatatttctaaaGCCATAAGCTGCTGCGAAACGCAACACCGTCTCACCATCCTTTTCAAGGGTAACTTCCTGAAAGTCCTTGTTCCTGTGAAGATACACAGATAAGGTTTTAAATCCCTGCATTACCAAAGGGATGATCCAGCTGTGTCAGTTTGTATTCAGATGCTTAACATGTAACAGAAATCTTGAGTAAAATAGAAGGTGGAGTGAAATTTTCAGGATAGTACTATACTTAATTTCTCAGGGCAAGTAAGTTATTAATAGAATGAAAGCTAGCAGGAgctattttaaagcaacagaTTTACTTATCCATAATATATAACTGCCTATCAGTGAAAGACCCAGGTTAGTAATAACTCTGTCAGGGTTCACTGTAGTGCTAACCAGTCCATCCTACATAACAGGGATACAAAACTGACTTACTTTAATGCTTTGTAGGTGATTTCTTTGACATCCATGCCAAAAAGCTCCTTCGCAGCATGTTTGAAAATGTGCTCCAGGTAACCATCAGATCTCTTCCCATCATGCCTTACTACGTCTCCCTCCTTTATTTCACCAAACCTTAGTAAACAATAGAAAGGTCAACTCCTAAATTTCATTCCTTCACTTCAAGcaagtatattttttccttctctccatcccccccaaaaaaggttTCACAGCAGTGAGACCATAGTcgcttttttattattattattattttttaattcaaccCTTTAAGGACAGCAGTAAGAtgttgggaaaaataaaagaagaacaGTAAGAGGATGCAAGGCTCCCCATGTTCAGAAACCttcaaaaacagtaatttacagAAATCACATTTGGCAGTCTAAAGACTTAGTTAACAGCCATCCATTGCTCAGAAGacatttttggggaaaaaagatcaCAGCCAAAAAgtaagcacaaaaatattttatcaactTTGACACAAAGAATTCTTAGCCTAGGAGAACATAAGAGTACTTCAGAAGTTACAAGCCTTTCTGATGATttgtctgctcctgcagagctgtttgTCAGTCTAGCATTATGCCATTAAAATAGCTCACAATCAGTGCAGTTGCCACCATGCTAGAGCACTGCAGCTTTAAGGTAAAGTGCCACACTATAGTGAGCAAAGAAAATTACTAACATCATAACTAACGGACATAGCATCCCTCTGTTCCCCAggtaaaaacaaagcactgatgAGCACAACCGGCTGTAGCATAAACTGTACTGGGATGCACGCTGGCAAGAGCCAAAGACTGCACCTCTCCAGGCTCATGTTCCTtcttggaaatggaaaaatctaTAAGGGTGTGTGGCAATGCTAGTTTCAGGAAGGAATGTTGTTCTTCAGATTAATGAATAGACAGATTGCATCCTTTGCTCTTACATGCAAAAGCCTCTCCAGTTGTAATTTAATTtgccttcctccctttcctgaGGTCTATACAGTGCTCCCTCTTGCTTGAGCAGTCCAAACATAGCATccaagcaggaaagcaaagggaaaattaCCCCAACAAAAACCTAActaaaaaaaagtggaagttgTAATTCTGacagagaagtatttttatCACTAAAGAGCTAAGTTTATATATGTAGTATTCCCCTCTATGCCATGCCACTATATTTATTGAAGTACTCCAACTTCAATTTGATAACCTTGGGTCATTTTGCTATGTGATATGGTCTCCTAATTTTAGCCAAATCCTCTTTGTTAGCATTCACCAGATACAAAAGCAAGTTGAAAACTGCACCGAGTTACTTTGTTCACAATAGTTTTTTAATACCAAGTACTTTACCACAAATTGGTGCTGTGCTAGAacttgttttaaagaagaagagttctatttatgtacatttctctgcagaaatctgcttttaagACCCAAGGAGAGCAAAATGTGATCAGGTTTCACAGCTTTAAACAGTATCATCAGAttagtcatttttaaaacaaacactatTCCCCAACATACACGGATGCAGTAATACGGGCATATTCTGTAATATTCTGGTTAAGAGTTTGCTCTTTCATTGGACATGTTGATTATGAAAGAAATGATTACCTCTATGTGATTATGTCTGTAAAAACTGTACTTATCTAATTCTTATTCTGTGTAGCAGCTTCTACTGGAAGTAATCAGAGCTATCCTACAACCACAGCCCTGAAACTGTTACCACTGTACAACTTCATTTCACCAGTCTAGACTAGATCTACGCAGGACACTAACTGcaaggatatttttatttttattttttatttttaatttccaaagctTTCCATTCTGTGCAAGAAAGCACGTTTATTGCTCTACCACCACCACTCTGGAAAGATACCAAGTAACGTTTGTCACACTTGAACAAAGATCACTGAGCACTGAAACCAGCCTTTGTAGCTAAGCCTGAGGAATAAAACAACATGCATGCTGCTTTCAGAGCTAGTCAtacccataaaaaaaaaaaactctcttcaaatcttttgttattttcatctACTACACTTCACCTTAAAGCATGTTTCAACTTTATCTAATCTTGAAAAAAGTGAGTTGCCCTGTTTAGGATAAAACTGAATTACCATCGTCCTGAAAGGGTGCTATTTCAAACAATTCTCCATGAACATACTATGGGAAAGTGGAAATTTACTGTCAAAGTGCTGCTCTGATTGAAAGGGAAGCACAGAACAGATGGCCAGCCCATGAGGCAGCCCAGCATCCTGGTGAGGCCAGACAGCTGGAAGGGGGCAGACAAGACTGTTAGCTTTATATGTACTCAAGGAATGGAGAGCACTGAATGGAGTCAACACCCTCAGTCACACTTAACTAGCAAGTCACAAACTTGATATAGTCAAATCTAGTATTACAGCACTGCAATATAAACGAAGAGCTAAACAAATcttcaaaaatcaaattttaaaaacagtttttacaaGTTTTTGAAAGGATGAGGCTTTAATATATTCAGGCTTTGATGCTGGCTTTTTTGctttagcaagaaaaaacattcttttaagtTTTACCTTTATGTTGAACACACAAAGGTTTTGTCAGTTGTCATCAAAATAAGGAAGCAATCCACAACAAAGCTACTTACAAACTATCCACAGCTACTTCAGCCATATCTTTCAtagacacatttttctgttccattatTTGCACAATTTCACCTGTAGGAAAACATAGGACATTTTACTtacaacacaaagcaaaatgcatgTGCTATGCGTTTAAGAGATCGACATCCCAACACCTCCACGTGCTTAGAGACACAACCTCCACTTCCTGGAGTCAGTTACCTCCAATAACTCAGAAGTCTGATACATTGAGCCCTGAAGAAAAGGGCCTTCAGCTTGCTCCAAACTTTGCATAATGCTATTTAGCCTTTCTGTTGAGTAAAGTTTAGAAGAAGTGAAGTAGTTGTTTCTACTCCGCAGGGAAAAAGGAGGATATATTGTTTGGACATTAAGCCTAAAGACAAGGGCCACAACAAAAAGTCACTGGTGTCATGCAGTGGTAATAATCCCAGTACATATATGACCATACATAAGCAAGACAAAGATTTGTAACATGGATTTGCATAGCTCTTACTTTTCTTAAGGGgataacaaaaataagtatCTGAATCCTGAACATGAacttaaaaggaattttttttggttttgccttcCACATACAATATCACTGCTACCAGTAGCACAAAAAAACTGTACTTATTTGTAAAGCAGAAGCCCACCGTACAATTAAAAcagactttggaaaaaaaaaaaaaagcatggcatAAAAATTGGAGATTCATGTACATCTTTACAAATAGTAAGTTTAAAGAAGATTTAACCTGATGTTAGAACACAATCAACTTCTTGTGAATTATACAAGGCAGTGTAGAAATCTTCCCGCAAGGCTTCCAGTTTCTTGTCATAACAAGGCGCCACAATTACATGGAAAATTTTATCTGGAGACAAGTTCTGCACAATAGAGAAGAGAGCACATGTTAACTCCATGAAGAGCAAAAGACAGGTTGAAGGAtgacaaagataaaaataacacCACACGTTCCATTCAGGTAATATTAGAAATCAATCTGTAGCAATAAATTTGAAGACTGCAGCACACATGACATGGTTTGCCAGAAGTCAAAAGCAGGAGCAAACACATCTGAAGTCAGTCTTCCATCTGAAACTTCTACTTATTCCTTCAAACTACATGATGTGTCACTTTTGTAGCTTTCGACTGCCTTAGAAAGCGAGCGCAAGTCAGGATgtctgaattctgttttctagCTCTgtcactcactcactcacttTCAGCCACAAGTCCATCAGTATTTCTCTATTTATGggaaacagcaatatttttctatataatcTGAATGTAGTTAACTAATGTATGATATGTACAAAGAACAGCAACTTTTTCAACATAAAAAATTGCGAAGATAAAAAGGTTAGTTTCTAGCATACAATGCTTTTTATTGATTCTGGATAACCCAGGAATTTCTACAGTGCTCTCCTCTACTCCTGTTTTGACTTCTACAGAACTACACAGGCAGTATATAACAAGGATCTCTTTAGCAACTCTGGATTTAACTTCATCTGTTAGTATCTAAATCGATGTTGCACTGGGAGCACAAGGATTGCCACCAGCTCACAATATAAGGTTCTTTGTACATTGTTCTTACCATGGACGCTTACTTGtatggcagcagagcagcatttaTTCT
This genomic window from Cygnus atratus isolate AKBS03 ecotype Queensland, Australia chromosome 18, CAtr_DNAZoo_HiC_assembly, whole genome shotgun sequence contains:
- the NARF gene encoding nuclear prelamin A recognition factor, which translates into the protein MKCENCTKKECSKKQKNDDSQSASVDALSSNDGFEEKNEFHALANAKILLSDCLACDNCMTSEEGARVFQQNQKELFRILNLNKKCDTSKHKVLAVSICPQSLPYFAAKFNLSVNDAARRLCGFLKSLGVHYVFDTTIAADFSILESQREFVQRYQRRNQEEHALPMFASACPGWIRYAERVLTNLVTSHICTAKSPQQIMGSLVKGYFARQQNLSPDKIFHVIVAPCYDKKLEALREDFYTALYNSQEVDCVLTSGEIVQIMEQKNVSMKDMAEVAVDSLFGEIKEGDVVRHDGKRSDGYLEHIFKHAAKELFGMDVKEITYKALKNKDFQEVTLEKDGETVLRFAAAYGFRNIQNMVLKLKKGKFLYHFVEVLACPGGCLNGKGQAQTEDGKPDKALLNQMEEVYAAIPVRLPETNVYVQKVYQDWLEGMDSRKVQETLHTKYSAVNQTASGLDIKW